The Allocatelliglobosispora scoriae genome contains a region encoding:
- a CDS encoding ABC transporter substrate-binding protein, which translates to MNTRRARLGLAVVLTIGAAMLTAACGSDDAKDTADGPVTITVNALPPDTDPVNRKAFQDSVKAFEAANPNIKIDAREGKMDPATFTTRLAGGQLEDVFYVYFTDPANLIAKKQVADITPYLGEISSDEQIRPDLMKVFTGPDGKVYGLPWTNYSMGLLYNRKLFTQAGLDPAAPPKTWEEVREAAKKIAALGSGYVGYGDYSKSNTGGWHFTAELYSIGGQVAKKDGDTWKADFNNDKGKQVLQQLKDMRWTDNSMGQRQLLEWADLLQLMAGGKLGMYVATSDNIPTIVNQFKGNFADYGLGSVPGGQGTLAGGDGFMFNAKATPAKIKAGLKWLAWEFNNPDRIEEKNKIASDAKLPVGLPEPAIWSGAAADKQAAASKKYANVPTENYAPFVAGMTSVPLKTEPPAAQQVYAVLDAAMAKVLTDKNADIAALLADAEKQINAILAAVK; encoded by the coding sequence ATGAACACGAGGCGGGCCCGTCTGGGCCTGGCCGTTGTCCTGACCATCGGCGCCGCGATGCTCACCGCGGCCTGTGGATCGGATGACGCCAAAGACACTGCTGACGGTCCAGTGACCATCACGGTCAACGCCCTTCCGCCGGACACGGACCCGGTGAACCGCAAGGCGTTCCAGGACTCGGTCAAGGCGTTCGAGGCGGCCAACCCGAACATCAAGATCGACGCCCGCGAGGGCAAGATGGACCCGGCGACGTTCACCACCCGGCTCGCCGGTGGCCAGCTCGAGGACGTTTTCTACGTCTACTTCACCGACCCGGCCAACCTGATCGCCAAGAAGCAGGTTGCCGACATCACCCCGTACCTGGGTGAGATCTCGTCGGACGAGCAGATCCGCCCCGACCTGATGAAGGTCTTCACCGGTCCCGACGGCAAGGTCTACGGCCTGCCCTGGACCAACTACTCGATGGGCCTGCTCTACAACCGCAAGCTCTTCACGCAGGCGGGTCTCGACCCGGCCGCGCCGCCGAAGACGTGGGAAGAGGTTCGCGAGGCTGCCAAGAAGATCGCGGCGCTCGGCTCCGGCTACGTCGGCTACGGCGACTACAGCAAGAGCAACACGGGTGGCTGGCACTTCACCGCCGAGCTGTACTCCATCGGCGGTCAGGTCGCGAAGAAGGACGGCGACACGTGGAAGGCCGACTTCAACAACGACAAGGGCAAGCAGGTTCTGCAGCAGCTCAAGGACATGCGCTGGACGGACAACTCGATGGGGCAGCGCCAGCTGCTCGAGTGGGCTGACCTCCTGCAGCTCATGGCCGGCGGCAAGCTGGGCATGTACGTCGCGACGTCGGACAACATCCCGACCATCGTGAACCAGTTCAAGGGCAACTTCGCCGACTACGGCCTGGGCTCCGTCCCCGGCGGCCAGGGCACCCTCGCGGGTGGCGACGGCTTCATGTTCAACGCGAAGGCGACCCCGGCGAAGATCAAGGCCGGTCTGAAGTGGCTCGCGTGGGAGTTCAACAACCCCGACCGCATCGAAGAGAAGAACAAGATCGCGTCTGACGCGAAGCTTCCGGTGGGTCTGCCCGAGCCGGCCATCTGGTCCGGTGCGGCTGCCGACAAGCAGGCTGCGGCGAGCAAGAAGTACGCCAACGTCCCCACCGAGAACTACGCGCCGTTCGTGGCCGGCATGACCAGCGTTCCGCTGAAGACCGAGCCGCCGGCGGCTCAGCAGGTCTACGCGGTGCTCGACGCTGCCATGGCCAAGGTGCTGACCGACAAGAACGCGGACATCGCCGCTCTCCTGGCTGACGCCGAGAAGCAGATCAACGCGATCCTCGCCGCGGTCAAGTAA